Below is a genomic region from Sorghum bicolor cultivar BTx623 chromosome 9, Sorghum_bicolor_NCBIv3, whole genome shotgun sequence.
ACGGTAACGATTGCTAGAGTTTTCAGATTTGATGTTATCTTTTTTTTCGAACGCGTCTAGTAGTTAGTAATTAGGTAATAGGTAAGATAGTGCCATGTGTTACACACCATAGGTTGTAAAGACGTTTGCGTAGACGAATCTGCTAGCCATTTATcgtgtttttctcttacaacaaattaacgaataatatttttaattataATTTATTAATCAAGCGAGCAGTACTTTTAACCCTAGCTTATTAGCGCGTGCGAGTGCGTCATGCACTCATAGGTACGTGTCCGTGGATGGACACGTGCAGGGAAATGCACGCAGCTGGCATGGTGGCTGTCAGCAAACACAAGTCAAACGGTTTACTAGTACTGCTATTGATTAGTATTAAAATCCAACTCCGTTCTGGCCTTCAGGGCCAGGAATGATGGTCTCCGGATGACAAAGTACGCGCGACACGATCGATTTGTTCAGCGAGCATCACGTTGTATAGTATTTATTTGGACGGTACGTAGATTAAtactaggccctgtttagttcccaaatttttttacaaattttttcaaaatctccatcacatcaatttTTGTGACGCatacatggagtactaaatatatataaaagaaataactaattacataaatcttttaagtctaattagtctataattaaataattaagtgttactaggccttgtttagatgtgaaaattttttggatttcgctactttaGCTCTTTCGtgtgtttgtggtaaatattgtccaatcatagactaactaggatcaaaagattcgcctcGCGATTTAccgtcaaactgtgtgattagtttttattttcttttatatttaatgcttcatgcatgtgccgtaagattcgatgtgataggaaatcttgaaatttttttgaattttggggtaaactaaacaagactttattcctgttttgcaaaattttttgaacccTAAGTAAGGTTGAATATATTAGTTGCAGTGAATCTAGACGGGACGGATTGATGCGTCGACGTCGGAACGCCGGGTCCGTCCTCGGTCCAACGGCTTACAAGTTTTCTTCCTCTCAATCCACGGGCACATcacacttgtttttttttttgataaattgtcACACACTTGTTTTTCACGCAGCGTTGGTCATATACGCGGACGTCGGTCCTGTTCCAAACTGGAGGTATCAATCTGTTTGAACTTAGGCCCActtacaaatttttttttttagaaatcaacaccgtagcactttcgtttttattaacaaatattgttgtccaatcatagactaactaggtttaaaagattcgtctcgtcaatctcgactaaactgtacaattagtttttatatttttgtctatatttaatactacatgcaCGTGTTTAAAAATTCATGAcgggaatctgaaaatttttataaaatttattgagaacaaaacaaggccttaatttgtTTCGTTTTTGAGCGGGGCGAAGGAAAGTTTGATTTGAAGACATAAAAGTGTTGGGTCGTAcgtttgtttagttcctcaaaaattttacaaaattttttagattccccgtcacatcaaatttttagacatatgcatggagtattaaatatatataaaaatgaaaactaattatacagtttggtcggaattgacgagacgaatattttgagactacttagtctataattggacaatatttatcaaatataaacgaaagtgttactatttttattttgcaaaaaattttggaagtaaacaaaggaTAGTCCTACCGTAAAGCAGCAATTGTTTTTGTGCACGCAAGCGCGAGCGTAGGACGCGTGGCATGGTAGTTGGTGGTTAGGCAGCAGCCGTACGGAGCAAAGGAGCACGGGGGCTGCGACGAGGTGTGTCGTTTCTGCCCGGGTGGCCACGAGTCGCCGGCGTGGCCGCCGCCGTGCACCGCAGACCGGCGGGGGGGATGGTTATTTCTGTCCGGCGGCAGGCAATCCGTGTGCCGTGCGGGACCCCGGGCGGCGAGACGTACCGTAGAAAAACGGGCGCCCGTACGGTGGCGATTCCGCACGACACTCCTGTTTGCCGACGACCCTCATGTCCTCAGGCCTGCCTGTGACAGTGTCACAGTGCCAACACCCACCGCCCAGCAAAGGTGTTTACCTGCTGTTGATGGAATCTGGATTGGTAATAGCCGTTACGGAGCATCTTTCGTTGCCGcggctttttttcttttttcttgctCGTCACAGGCGCTCGTTCCCTTTTGGCCTTCTCTCGGTCACAGCACAGAGCTAGTACTGTAAAAGAAAATGAGACAAGGACGAGTCACACATGGTAGTATATGGTATGCCCCATAAAAACTTGTAGtaatgcaaaaggaatacagtaCGAGTAccttctttttttcctttttattactgGTAAAGAATCCATTGCTGGTGCGACATCTATCTCGAGAAGGACCAACTTCTTGCTCTACCTTTTGTTATTATTCTTTTTAAATTTGGCTATGTTTATAGTAGATCAAAGTAGcaataatatatattttgatAGCACAAAAGGTATACTATAAAATATTTCACGGCGATTTTAACGAAGCTTATTGGGCATCATAAATCTCATTTTATTTAGAGTTAACATGAGCTTAATCAAATTGAAAATAGTTTGTTTCTCCGAATTGTACTCCTCCTTGGACCGGTAGACAGAGCAGCAGTACTGTCCACTCAGAGCTGCCTCAAACGGCACGGCGTGGCGCTTGCAGCTTGGCTGCTTGCGTTGCATTGCGTTGTGTGTTTTATTCCAGTTTCACCGTGCGCCTCAAACATTTGCGTCTTTCCAAAAACCAGGTACCACATTTGTGTGTTTTTATTTTGTACTATACTCATTGGCTGGAGAGAGACGACAGTGGTAAACTACGAAGAAACACGCACCTACCACATGTAAAAAGCCATTGACGGACGCAGGAGGAGGGGAGAGCGCcgcgcccggccggccggccgcccgcGCCCACCGTGGAACAGAGCAGAGCACGGCACCGGACGAAAAACCCACGCGGAGGCGCAGACGTCGTCCAAGGTCGCGGCTGCCCGCGTCCTTCAATTCAACAGCACCCGCCGCGTATTCTCCCTTCTTGGCTTCTTCACCTTTTCTCCGCGCGCTTTAATCCCTTTCGTCCCCGCACACCTCCCTCCCCTCCCCCGTCTCCACGCCACGCCAGCCGCGCCTCGCAGATGTCGGCGGCGcgctcctcctccacctccacccAATGACCCCGCTGCCGCTCCTCCTccacctgctcctcctcctcctcctcctcgccattGCCTTGTCCTTGCCGgccgcctccgccgcgtccACGCTCGCCATCTCGGCGTCGTCCACCTCCCCGACCGTCTGCGGCATCGAAGAGTACAACGGCACCGTCTACTGCGCCGCGCTCCCGAGCTCCACCTCCTCCAACTCCTCCTCCAcaaacgcctcctcctccgccgccgccgtcgcggcgAACATCATCACCTTCGCGGAGCTCTCAGCGGGGCGAGGCTTCGTGTGCGGCCTACAGGCCGGTGGCGCCGCGCTCTTCTGCTGGCCGTCCACGCCCGCGCCGCAGTGGGACCAGCTCCGCCGGCTCTACAACGGTCCGGACCCGCTCAcggacctcgccgtcggcgggGACCACGTCGCGGCCTACGAACCTTCCGCCAACGCATCCGCCTCTGACTCCGGGAGGGTCCTATGGTGGCGCGGCGGGGACAGGTTCCCGGCGCCGGTCGAGGGCGGGTTCCGCTCGCTCGTCTCCGGGGACGGCTTCTCCTGCGCCGTCGAGACCAACGCGTCCGCGGCCGTCCGGTGCTGGGGCCCGCAGGGTAGCGCGGTGCAGGCGGGGCTCGCCAACGCGACCGCCGCGCCGTACCTCGCCGCGGGGGGCGGGCGCGCGTGCACCGTCCTCGCCTCCGGCGCCGCACTCTGCTCGGGCTCCGACGTCGGCGCCGCCGCGAACGCATCCCTGCCGCGGGACCTCTTCGTGTACGGCCTCGCCGTCGGCGACTCCCACGCGTGCGCGCTCCGCCGGCCCAACCACACCCCGGTTTGCTGGAGCCTCGGGGGCCCCACCACCACCCTGTCCGAGCCGGCGCTCGGGATCTCCTTCCAGTTCCTCGTCGCCGGTGGCAACTTCACCTGCGGCGTCGCGTCCATGGACTTCAGCGTCTACTGCTGGTCTGCGGGCGCCGATGCTGCGCCCGTGCCGCTGCCCAAGATCCGCCCAGGCGTCTGCGTCAGCAACGACAGTACCTGCCGGTGCGGCATCATGTCGGGGTCGCAGCAGTTCTGCGGGGGCTCCGGCGTGATCTGCAAAGCGCTCTGTGAGGATTCGACGCCACCACCCGCTTCGCCCCCtctgccgcctccgccgccggcgccgtcgtcgtcgagtAGGCGCGTGGCCAAGGCCTGGATCGcgttctgcgtcgtcggcgcgGTGGGTGGCTTCGCGGGGCTCTGCTCCATCGTCTACTGCCTCGTCTTCGGCTTCTGCAGCAACAAGCGGGTGCACAACTCGGTGCAGCCCAACCTCGGCGCAACcgccgcgggcgcgggcgccggCACCGGCAATAATAACCACAACAACGGCGGCGGGGGTGCCTCGGCAGGCGGGAGCCCGTACGGGTCGCCGAACGGTTCGCGGGCACGCAGCCTGTTCCGGCGGCAGCTGTCGCGCGTGATGACGCGGCAGCGGAGCGGGCCGTCGTCGTTCAAGGACCTCGCGGAGGAGTTCACGTTCGCGCAGCTGGAGGCGGCCACCAAGGGGTTCGCGCTGGAGGCGAAGATCGGTGAGGGCAGCTTCGGCGCCGTGTACCGTGGCAAGCTCCCCGACGGGCGGGAGGTGGCCATCAAGCGCGCCAGCGAGTCTGGCCCCCGCGCGCGGCGGTTCCAGGAGAAGGAGAGCGCGTTCCGGTCGGAGCTGGCGTTCCTGTCGCGGCTCCACCACAAGCACCTCGTCGGCCTGGTGGGCTActgcgaggaggacgaggagcggCTGCTGGTGTACGAGTACATGAAGAACGGCGCGCTCTACGACCACCTGCATCCCAAGACGAGCACGGCGGCGCCGTCGCCGGTGGCGTCGTCGTGGAAGCTGCGCATCAAGATCCTCCTGGACGCGTCCCGGGGCATCGAGTACCTGCACTCGTACGCCGTGCCGCCCATCATCCACCGCGACATCAAGTCGTCCAACATCCTGCTGGACGGCGGGTGGACGGCGCGCGTGTCGGACTTTGGCCTGTCACTAATGGGCCCTCTagagccgccgccgtcgttggagccggaggaggacgacgacgacgccaccGCCGTCACGAGGTCGCGGTCGCGGTCCAAGTCCAAGTCGCAGCACCTGACGGTGATGAAGGCGGCCGGCACGGTGGGGTACATGGACCCGGAGTACTACGGGCTGCACCACCTGACGGTGAAGAGCGACGTGTACGGGTTCGGCGTGGTGATGCTGGAGTCGCTGACGGGGCGGCGCGCCATCTTCAAGGAAGCCGAGGGCGGGAGCCCCGTGTCCGTGGTGGACTACGCCGTGCCCACCATCGTGGGCGGGGAGCTCGCCAAGGTGCTGGACCCACGCGCCCCGGAGCCCGCGCCGCACGAGGCCGAGGCCGTGGAGCTGGTCGCCTACACCGCCGTCCACTGCGTCCGGCTCGAGGGCAAGGACCGACCCGCCATGGCTGACATCGTCGCCAACCTGGAGACGGCCTTCGCGCTCTGCGAGGGTAGCGCCGGCAGCGGccggggcggcggcggggggTTCGGGAATAGCTCCTCCAGCGCTAGCCTCCCCTCCGTCACGTCCATGGACCGGTCGGGAGCCCTGGCCTGAGTGAGTGAGGGAGTGACGGATGGATGATTTCATTCGTGCAGCAACCGCCGGCGCCACCGCCATTGTCGGTAAGGGCGAGCTCCATCCATCCGTGGAAGCTGTGATTAGCAAATTTTAGCCCGGGGAAAGGGAAGGAACGGAGGGTGATCAGATTCGTTGCTGATTAGTTGGATATTTTTGAATTCTTCTCCATTCTTGTTCATTCTTGATTGATTGGGAGGACCGGGGAGGCTAGTGTGATCCTGTCATCACACGTTTTGTTCTTTGGTGAATGTACATTCATGATTCTTCCTTGTGCCGTTCCAATTGCATGTTCTGATGATGATTCCACTCGTCGTCGAGACGAAATACGAGagaattcaaattcaaattcaTTCCTGTTTCCATGGTGAATGCCCAGCACCAGCACGCCAAGTCGCCAACATCATTTCAGCTTCTCTTCTCGAGCGTTGAATGGGGGAAAAAATTGGAAGGAGAAGCACAAGCACGCAGGTTGTTGTTGACGAgatcaggcaggcaggcaggcaggcaggcaggcaggtagGCGGTCAGAGGCGGCATGTAGACCGGTCCGGTCTACCACAAGGTGAAGGAGGTCAGAGCAGTGATTCCAACCCATGCCGTGACCTGTGACTAGTCGGCACTGCAAAGAAAGGCAACAGCCGCCGGGTCAACAGGGACAGGGACGAAGAGGAGCAGTGGTTGGTTGTTTGGTGGTTGACGGGACTACAGTGACACTTGCTGCCGGTGCTGGCCCTGTACGCCGCCGAGGTTCACGGTCATCATCATCCCGATGACCAATCCATGgtcgtgttgatgcaaaactgatctgcaaacacaaagggttaatacccgattcaaacgttaaggcgtgccagccgatttgaccttactatcggcaaaggtgataactcgaatactttagtcctgacaacagcgatgcgcccggatgtcacggctaagaggtactcacgcggaacttaaggatacgccgagcttgagtcgacgaattcccaagaactcgtaacaaaaagaaaacgtatgacgaagtcgtcgaaaagtaaatgctagaatatgagtaaaaacgtgtgtttgattgattgatagatgtcctgattacaaggtcttagggcttatatttataccctgctcaaagagctgcgaccagacacgattagaattcgaattccaaattacacggaacccgtatacaaaacgatacgaataacataaggaaataataaaaccatccttcgtgacaaaccgaaactcctccacatgacaactggcagcttccggactcctccttcgcgtcatcggcaatcccctcgccatagtcatcggcagacccttttacttggtcatcggcaccatattactgtctgaggacttagtcacattcaacctttccctcatcggcaaccatccttaccagcaacccgcatcgtactgccaccttgtcctgccatcctggacacgtgccgaaaaatggtgtcaacacatgccccccagtttcggagtataaaactattaatgctccgaaattctctgcagtaatgatgtcttctccgcaattaatgctcctaatctggtaaccgacaacctcaatctgggcaactctgatcctaatcctccgcagatctctcgaaatccacaacttcccaaacgggcatctctcttagtcgtacatcggcaacaataccgttacaaagatctgccgatgttctgcccaggatattcgcaaaaacggttacttcccctctatccgcccatcggcaggacgaccgttatagaatatcaccgatggaccgaccaggagatcgcgcacagtaaaatatctttagataatgaccgcttcctgtcaaatcacctgtacaatccctggattatcgtgcgaacagttaccatatccacttgagtaccctcgggtttctcggatgcggcaaagaaataagtcagatttgcccttgtccatcttgccctataaatagttccttcttgggtactcctatcaaacttctggcttcatcatcacccaagcatcggagaagaattccgtcgatagttcgataatacaattcattttcaaggatcacatacttggttgcttgaaatcgaacccgtctttcaacttttttggatggatcttttagataatcaataatttcttccctccaatcaccggcactgactgccgatgtcgcattaatcattggctgatatcccgaggcatgctgggccaaccgattagcgtcttcattatgcaatcggggaacatgctccaatcggaagttcttgaattcttttaacagttgcatacctctctcgaaataggttatgagaacttcacttcggcattcatagcttccgaccaattgatttataatcaacatggaatctccgaatacttcaacagcatcagcacgaacttctcttaacaactccaatcccttgatcagagcttgatactcagcctgattatttgttgatgtagcaacaatcggcaaggaaaactcatacttcctccctttaggagaaactaatacaataccgattcctgctcctcggtcacaggtagatccatcaaagaagagcgtccagggtgcaatttccaaggtctccactagaccgcaatgctgagtcacaagatcggccataacctgccctttgaccgccttagtcgattcgtaacgcaaatcgaactccgacagcgccaaaatccacttaccgatcctaccactcataatcggcatagatagcatgtatcggaccacgtcatctttgcaaacaacagcacattcggccgacaacagataatgtcttagcttgatacatgagaaatataagcacaagcacagcttctctatggccgaatacctggtttcagcatcaatcaacctcctgctcagataataaattactctctccttcccttcaaattcttgaactaaagctgaaccgataaccgatccatcggtagataaatataatttgaagggtttcccttgttggggtggaactaaaaccggaggattcactagatactttttgatctcatccagagccaactgctgttcttctccccaaacaaactcctgatcggcttttaatttaagaaggggactgaaagcacgaattctcccagataaattcgatacaaatcttctgataaaattcaccttgccgatcaaggattggagctcggttttattggtaggggccactattttattgatggcatcaatagatcttcgactaatctcaatacccctctgatgtaccataaaaccaagaaactgccctgccgatacgccaaatgcacacttgttgggattcatcttcaatccatgcttcctggtgcactccaacacttttcgtaaatcggcaagatgctttgaaaaatctccagacttaaccaccacatcatcaatataaatttctacgattttgccgatgaactcatgaaatatgaaattcatagccctttgataagtagcaccagcattctttaacccaaaagtcatgactatccattcaaacaatccaacatgaccaggacacctgaatgcggtttttggaatatcctcctctgccatgaatatttgattgtaacccgcattaccatccatgaaactgatgacccgatggccagccgcagcatcaaccagtagatcggcaacaggcattgggtatccatccatcggcgtagctttattgagattcctgaaatcaatgcacactcgaagcttcccgttctttttgtaaaccggaacaacattggaaatccattcggcataccgacactgccgaataaacttagcttcaataagtttagtgatttcagccttaatatcaggtagaatgttaggattacatcggcgggctggttgctgatgtggccgaaatccagacctgatgggtaaccgatgttcaacaattgatcggtctaaaccaggcatctccgtataatcccaagcaaagcaatctttatattcctttaacaaactagttaactgccgtttaaactcaggatctaatttagcactaataaaagtaggcctaggcctatcaccactacctatatctacttctaccaaatcgtcggccgatgtgaatccttggcctaattttccatcatcggcgaatctatccattaaaaaccgtcatcagaaccgactgcttggatcggtggaatctcataatcggcaactttgagaaaatctttctcccaaacttctcctgaaatgcacctagtcttttcataagtatccgcttctgccgatgcgataacataagaagaatcccctgggacgatctcaatcttgtcacctacccactgaaccaagcactgatgcattgtagatgggacacaacaattggcatgaatccaatctctccccaataataaattgtaggcaccttttccgctgatcacgaaaaaggttgtcggcaaggttttgctgccgatagtcagctctgcacatatcgcccccttgaccggagacacgtttccctcaaagtctttgagcatcatatcggtcttggtcaaatcttgatcccctttcccaagcttccgatatactgcatacggca
It encodes:
- the LOC8071262 gene encoding putative serine/threonine-protein kinase-like protein CCR3, whose amino-acid sequence is MTPLPLLLHLLLLLLLLAIALSLPAASAASTLAISASSTSPTVCGIEEYNGTVYCAALPSSTSSNSSSTNASSSAAAVAANIITFAELSAGRGFVCGLQAGGAALFCWPSTPAPQWDQLRRLYNGPDPLTDLAVGGDHVAAYEPSANASASDSGRVLWWRGGDRFPAPVEGGFRSLVSGDGFSCAVETNASAAVRCWGPQGSAVQAGLANATAAPYLAAGGGRACTVLASGAALCSGSDVGAAANASLPRDLFVYGLAVGDSHACALRRPNHTPVCWSLGGPTTTLSEPALGISFQFLVAGGNFTCGVASMDFSVYCWSAGADAAPVPLPKIRPGVCVSNDSTCRCGIMSGSQQFCGGSGVICKALCEDSTPPPASPPLPPPPPAPSSSSRRVAKAWIAFCVVGAVGGFAGLCSIVYCLVFGFCSNKRVHNSVQPNLGATAAGAGAGTGNNNHNNGGGGASAGGSPYGSPNGSRARSLFRRQLSRVMTRQRSGPSSFKDLAEEFTFAQLEAATKGFALEAKIGEGSFGAVYRGKLPDGREVAIKRASESGPRARRFQEKESAFRSELAFLSRLHHKHLVGLVGYCEEDEERLLVYEYMKNGALYDHLHPKTSTAAPSPVASSWKLRIKILLDASRGIEYLHSYAVPPIIHRDIKSSNILLDGGWTARVSDFGLSLMGPLEPPPSLEPEEDDDDATAVTRSRSRSKSKSQHLTVMKAAGTVGYMDPEYYGLHHLTVKSDVYGFGVVMLESLTGRRAIFKEAEGGSPVSVVDYAVPTIVGGELAKVLDPRAPEPAPHEAEAVELVAYTAVHCVRLEGKDRPAMADIVANLETAFALCEGSAGSGRGGGGGFGNSSSSASLPSVTSMDRSGALA